One Halobacterium zhouii genomic region harbors:
- a CDS encoding aldo/keto reductase, with translation MSQNEELRAPLASGMPMLGLGTWQNKEPAQCTESVQTALEMGYRHVDTAQAYGNEEAVGRGIANADVDREDLFLATKVWKDNLAHDDVLETGRASVERLDVDALDLLYVHWPSGEYDATGTLTALQELHDEGLVERIGVSNFEPRHLDEAQEVLDVPVFANQVECHPLLPQQKLREYTDEHDIELVGYSPLARGEVFGVPEIQDVADKHDASEAQVSLAWLREKGVTAIPKATGEEHIRDNWESLGVELDDEDVEKIDGISRRERQVDPSFGPWN, from the coding sequence ATGTCTCAGAACGAGGAGCTACGCGCGCCGCTCGCCAGTGGCATGCCGATGCTGGGGCTCGGAACGTGGCAGAACAAGGAACCGGCGCAATGCACGGAGAGCGTGCAGACCGCCCTGGAGATGGGGTACCGGCACGTCGACACCGCACAGGCGTACGGCAACGAGGAGGCCGTCGGACGCGGCATCGCGAACGCGGACGTGGACCGCGAGGACCTCTTCCTGGCGACGAAGGTCTGGAAGGATAACCTCGCGCACGACGACGTCCTCGAGACCGGGCGCGCGAGCGTCGAGCGCCTCGACGTGGACGCCCTCGACCTGTTGTACGTTCACTGGCCGTCGGGCGAGTACGACGCGACCGGGACGCTGACCGCACTCCAGGAACTGCACGACGAGGGACTCGTCGAGCGCATCGGCGTGAGCAATTTCGAGCCGCGACACCTCGACGAGGCCCAGGAGGTCCTCGACGTCCCGGTGTTCGCGAACCAGGTGGAGTGCCATCCGCTACTCCCCCAGCAGAAACTTCGGGAGTACACCGACGAGCACGACATCGAACTCGTGGGCTACTCGCCGCTCGCGCGCGGCGAGGTGTTCGGCGTCCCCGAGATTCAGGACGTCGCCGACAAGCACGACGCGAGTGAGGCCCAGGTGAGTCTGGCGTGGCTCCGCGAGAAGGGCGTCACCGCGATTCCGAAGGCGACGGGCGAGGAGCACATCCGGGACAACTGGGAGAGTCTCGGCGTCGAACTCGACGACGAGGACGTGGAGAAGATAGACGGCATTTCGCGCCGCGAACGCCAGGTCGACCCGAGTTTCGGCCCCTGGAACTAG
- a CDS encoding digeranylgeranylglycerophospholipid reductase: MSDHYDVVVAGAGPAGAQCARDLAQRGYEVVVLEAEAEDEFPRQSNKSTAGTFASMMGAFGIPDDVVMNYTDEVVLESPNNYFTQNQPGAVLEFADFKRYLVKDSRDDGAEYRFGARVNNPITENGEIVGVQYAGNEEVYGDIVVDATGPAAPLAKKLGVCDLKRGNQAIGIEWEMEGIDVDHEGYADLRDAMMLRLDHEYAPGGYSWIFHTGEDTAKVGLCYIKNESFRQFGDDSMSIDDYLDHWLDTDPRFENAERLEGKQHRGSAHIQMPASLSTDNFMAIGDTVPTIDPLWGEGIQKCMESARAAAITADRCLMASEPDTSASEMSIYDDLWHSRVAPDARTRLAMTQLLYLASNDRYDTLMRDLNSAGEDMLSKANVGSKRALAKLFHVGDLPLLARFAKERLAE, translated from the coding sequence ATGTCTGACCACTACGACGTCGTCGTCGCCGGTGCAGGACCGGCCGGAGCACAGTGCGCGAGAGACCTCGCCCAGCGAGGGTACGAAGTCGTCGTCCTCGAGGCGGAAGCCGAGGACGAGTTCCCGCGGCAGTCGAACAAGTCCACTGCAGGCACGTTCGCGTCGATGATGGGCGCGTTCGGGATTCCCGACGACGTAGTGATGAACTACACCGACGAGGTCGTCCTCGAGTCCCCGAACAACTACTTCACACAGAACCAACCCGGCGCAGTCCTCGAATTCGCGGACTTCAAGCGCTACCTCGTGAAGGACAGCCGGGACGACGGCGCGGAGTATCGGTTCGGCGCGCGGGTGAACAACCCAATTACGGAGAACGGCGAGATCGTCGGCGTGCAGTACGCCGGCAACGAGGAGGTGTACGGCGACATCGTCGTGGACGCGACGGGGCCCGCTGCGCCGCTCGCGAAGAAACTCGGTGTCTGCGATCTCAAACGCGGGAACCAGGCGATCGGCATCGAGTGGGAGATGGAGGGCATCGACGTCGACCACGAGGGGTACGCGGACCTCCGTGACGCGATGATGCTCCGCCTCGACCACGAGTACGCGCCCGGTGGTTACTCCTGGATCTTCCACACGGGCGAAGACACCGCGAAGGTCGGCCTCTGTTACATCAAGAACGAGAGTTTCCGCCAGTTCGGTGACGACAGTATGAGCATCGACGACTACCTCGACCACTGGCTGGACACCGACCCGCGCTTCGAGAACGCCGAACGCCTCGAGGGCAAACAACATCGTGGGTCGGCCCACATCCAGATGCCAGCGAGTCTCAGCACGGACAACTTCATGGCTATCGGCGACACGGTGCCGACCATCGACCCGCTCTGGGGCGAGGGCATCCAGAAGTGCATGGAGTCCGCTCGCGCCGCCGCCATCACCGCCGACCGGTGCCTGATGGCGAGCGAACCCGACACGTCGGCCTCGGAGATGTCAATCTACGACGACCTCTGGCACAGTCGCGTCGCGCCGGACGCCCGAACCCGCCTCGCGATGACCCAGTTGCTCTACCTCGCGTCGAACGACCGCTACGACACGCTGATGCGCGACCTGAACAGCGCGGGCGAGGACATGCTCTCGAAGGCAAATGTCGGGAGCAAGCGCGCGCTCGCCAAACTGTTCCACGTCGGCGACCTGCCGCTGCTCGCTCGCTTCGCGAAAGAACGCCTGGCCGAGTAG
- the coaBC gene encoding bifunctional phosphopantothenoylcysteine decarboxylase/phosphopantothenate--cysteine ligase CoaBC → MLSGVNVALGVSGSIAAVKVVELAHELRRRGANVRAVLTESAQGIVHPWAVEFATDNPVVTEITGGVEHVELCGVDGWADVLLLAPATANTVGKVAAAVDDTPVTTCATTALGAGVPVVVAPAMHEPMYDHPGVLDAIERVESWGVDFVDPRVEEGKAKIATEEAIVLAAARAAGDRPLDGEHVVVTSGATSEPIDPVRVLTNRASGRTGRAVAAACYARGADVTLVHDGPSVPYAETTRVETAADMLAATLEACEDASALVSAAAVSDYTVEPSEEKIRSGQDLTLSLEPTPKLVDEVRESFPDLPVVGFKAETPDSDDEMVAAARELLERVDMSFVVANDADVMGEDETRALVVTTDSASEYAGDKQGLGLRVADELAGVLSD, encoded by the coding sequence ATGCTCTCAGGAGTGAACGTCGCGCTCGGCGTCTCGGGTAGCATTGCGGCGGTGAAAGTCGTGGAGTTGGCCCACGAGCTACGCCGCCGCGGGGCGAACGTGCGAGCGGTGCTGACCGAGAGCGCCCAGGGGATTGTACACCCGTGGGCCGTCGAGTTCGCCACGGACAACCCCGTCGTCACCGAGATTACCGGCGGAGTCGAACACGTCGAGTTGTGCGGCGTCGACGGCTGGGCGGACGTCCTCCTGCTCGCACCGGCAACCGCGAACACGGTCGGGAAGGTCGCCGCCGCCGTCGACGACACCCCCGTGACGACGTGCGCGACGACAGCGCTCGGCGCCGGCGTGCCGGTCGTCGTCGCGCCCGCGATGCACGAACCGATGTACGACCACCCCGGCGTGCTGGACGCCATCGAGCGCGTCGAATCGTGGGGCGTCGACTTCGTCGACCCGCGCGTCGAGGAGGGGAAGGCCAAGATCGCCACGGAGGAAGCCATCGTGCTCGCGGCGGCGCGCGCCGCAGGCGACCGCCCACTCGACGGCGAGCACGTGGTCGTGACGAGCGGCGCGACCAGCGAACCCATCGACCCGGTTCGCGTGCTCACGAATCGCGCGTCGGGCCGCACCGGGCGAGCAGTCGCTGCTGCGTGCTACGCGCGCGGCGCCGATGTCACGCTCGTCCACGACGGACCCAGCGTCCCCTACGCCGAGACCACGCGCGTCGAGACCGCTGCCGACATGCTCGCAGCAACGCTCGAGGCCTGCGAGGACGCGAGCGCCCTCGTCTCCGCGGCCGCCGTCAGTGATTACACCGTGGAGCCGAGCGAGGAGAAGATCCGGTCCGGACAGGACCTCACCCTCTCGCTCGAACCGACGCCGAAACTCGTCGACGAAGTCCGGGAGTCGTTCCCCGACCTCCCCGTCGTCGGGTTCAAGGCCGAAACGCCGGATAGCGACGACGAGATGGTCGCGGCCGCGCGGGAACTGCTCGAACGCGTCGACATGTCGTTCGTCGTGGCGAACGACGCCGACGTGATGGGCGAGGACGAGACGCGAGCGCTCGTCGTCACTACAGATAGTGCAAGCGAGTACGCTGGGGACAAGCAAGGACTCGGTCTGCGGGTCGCAGACGAACTCGCCGGCGTGCTCTCCGACTAG
- a CDS encoding SRPBCC family protein, with translation MDSIEVSTDVRVPPEDAYEFLLDFPGYAQYSKHLQEVRLCGRSADDSDSADDSADSDSGIDSDGGLDGDGGLDGDANATYALTFAWWKLTHTVRSRVTSVDPPNEIRWELLGALDARGRWVVEPTDEGSRVSLVVTYDADSADDGLLDLPVLVSMDWVVDRAADIAVEEGRRVVERVVEDLEGERRPVELRVEERSSA, from the coding sequence GTGGACTCCATCGAAGTCAGTACGGACGTCCGCGTACCGCCCGAGGACGCGTACGAGTTCCTCCTCGACTTCCCGGGGTACGCACAGTACTCGAAGCACCTCCAGGAGGTGCGTCTGTGCGGGCGCAGTGCTGACGACAGCGATAGCGCCGACGACAGCGCCGATAGCGATAGCGGTATTGACAGTGACGGTGGACTCGACGGGGACGGCGGACTCGACGGCGACGCTAACGCGACGTACGCGCTCACCTTCGCCTGGTGGAAACTCACGCACACGGTCCGCTCGCGGGTCACGTCCGTCGACCCCCCGAACGAGATACGGTGGGAGTTGCTCGGCGCGCTCGACGCGCGCGGCCGATGGGTCGTCGAACCGACGGACGAAGGGTCGCGGGTCTCACTCGTCGTGACCTACGACGCGGACAGCGCCGACGACGGCCTGCTGGACCTGCCGGTGCTGGTTTCGATGGACTGGGTCGTCGATAGAGCGGCGGACATCGCCGTCGAAGAGGGACGACGAGTTGTCGAGCGCGTCGTCGAAGATCTTGAGGGAGAACGCCGGCCGGTCGAACTCCGCGTCGAAGAGCGGTCTTCCGCGTAG
- a CDS encoding plastocyanin/azurin family copper-binding protein has translation MNSDADESVSRRGFLRAGVGAATAGFAATGTAAASGGGGSGSGTKTIKVGPGGNPTFSPETAYVKPGTTVKWVWKSNGHNVKPTSTPDGASWKGHPEIVDSGTTYEHTFEKKGTYEYICVPHESMGMTGSVKVTDNPPKKEGYETILPDSAKTASVAALGSMTSVLGISYVFMKYGGDYSEK, from the coding sequence ATGAACTCGGATGCAGACGAGTCGGTGAGCCGACGAGGATTCCTGCGCGCGGGCGTCGGTGCGGCGACCGCTGGGTTCGCTGCGACCGGGACCGCGGCGGCGAGCGGTGGCGGAGGGTCCGGGAGCGGCACGAAGACCATCAAGGTCGGGCCGGGCGGCAACCCAACGTTCTCTCCGGAGACGGCATACGTGAAACCCGGGACGACGGTGAAGTGGGTGTGGAAGAGCAACGGCCACAACGTCAAACCGACGTCGACCCCGGACGGCGCGTCCTGGAAAGGGCACCCGGAGATTGTCGACTCGGGAACCACGTACGAGCACACGTTCGAGAAGAAGGGAACCTACGAGTACATCTGTGTCCCCCACGAGAGTATGGGGATGACAGGCTCGGTCAAAGTGACGGACAACCCGCCGAAGAAGGAGGGGTACGAGACGATTCTCCCGGACAGCGCGAAGACGGCCAGCGTCGCCGCCCTCGGGTCGATGACGTCCGTGCTCGGCATCTCCTACGTGTTCATGAAGTACGGCGGCGACTACAGCGAGAAGTAG
- a CDS encoding MTH865 family protein: MSDTEAELREQLMDAFADADYPVENQMGLVPALPNGPATSFEAGDKTFSAMELATKLSGHAEFPYDDVDSLVDDIIAGLKAEDDL, translated from the coding sequence ATGTCTGACACGGAAGCCGAACTCCGCGAGCAGCTCATGGACGCATTCGCCGACGCCGACTACCCCGTGGAGAACCAGATGGGGCTCGTCCCGGCGCTCCCCAACGGCCCGGCGACGTCCTTCGAGGCTGGCGACAAGACGTTCAGCGCGATGGAACTCGCCACGAAACTCTCGGGGCACGCGGAGTTCCCGTACGACGACGTCGACAGCCTCGTCGACGACATCATCGCCGGCCTGAAAGCCGAAGACGACCTGTAG
- a CDS encoding four-helix bundle copper-binding protein, protein MQGGRMEQGTSTQPRTLEDDLTEGMRITLYDATEAANTSEWCADECISEGSPEMSECIRLCRDVADLASLTARFISRGSLFGPDIAETFAVAAEECARECSRHSHAHCQETAYVLQRAADSTWALLDEMAGQQVEQQHVASGSL, encoded by the coding sequence ATGCAAGGTGGAAGGATGGAGCAGGGAACGTCGACGCAGCCGAGAACGCTCGAGGACGACCTGACGGAGGGGATGCGGATCACGCTCTACGACGCCACGGAGGCAGCGAACACCAGTGAGTGGTGCGCCGACGAGTGCATCAGCGAGGGGTCGCCAGAGATGTCCGAGTGCATCAGGCTCTGTCGGGATGTCGCGGACCTCGCGTCGCTGACGGCCAGGTTCATCTCGCGTGGCTCCCTGTTCGGCCCCGACATCGCGGAGACGTTCGCCGTCGCGGCCGAAGAGTGCGCCAGAGAGTGCTCGCGGCACTCGCATGCACACTGCCAGGAGACGGCGTACGTTCTGCAGCGGGCGGCCGACTCGACGTGGGCGCTCCTCGACGAGATGGCCGGCCAGCAGGTCGAACAACAACACGTCGCGTCCGGCAGCCTCTGA
- a CDS encoding PRC-barrel domain containing protein: MSRNEITNAAAGKRVVDSNGNDIGVVSRVRDGTPYVQPEPGLSDAMRSKLGWGHVEKDAYPLASSEVQTVTSDEIRIT, encoded by the coding sequence ATGTCACGAAACGAGATTACGAACGCGGCGGCGGGGAAGCGAGTGGTAGACAGCAACGGCAACGACATCGGGGTCGTGTCCAGAGTCAGGGACGGCACTCCGTACGTTCAACCGGAACCAGGTCTCAGTGACGCGATGCGCTCGAAACTCGGGTGGGGACACGTCGAGAAGGACGCCTACCCTCTCGCCAGTTCCGAGGTCCAGACTGTCACGTCCGACGAAATCAGAATTACATAG
- a CDS encoding M28 family peptidase, which translates to MNDWIGTTFTSDTGWTHLETLVDVRNRMAGTPGEREAAEATRDALASHCEDAWLDEFDIQGWERGDSAVETPAGDENCIALPRSPSGSVTAPFVDLGYGLPSDFEETDVEGKVVMVASDVPNWYDRYLHRREKYYHAVEAGAAGFVYRNHVEGCLPPTGSVGTSDDPIGDVPAIGVSKEVGARLARRWDGEELALSVSADIGDARSQNVHAVLGPDTDEEVLVTSHVDAHDIAEGAMDNGAGTAMVVEVARALAAREADLDTRVHFVCFGAEEVGLTGSEYDAANRDRDAIRTVLNFDGVVRGRTLRFLTHGFDVLGDAATEVGDRFDHPVSVTPEMGPHSDHWPYVEYGVPGYHVASETEGAGRGWGHTHADTLDKLDVRDLREQAILLTELAVHLASDNFSVAHASEADVAAQLEDEDLAEGMKITGDWPY; encoded by the coding sequence ATGAACGACTGGATCGGGACGACGTTCACCAGCGACACCGGCTGGACGCACCTCGAAACGCTCGTGGACGTGCGCAACCGGATGGCTGGCACGCCCGGCGAACGAGAGGCCGCGGAGGCCACGCGGGACGCACTCGCTTCCCACTGCGAGGACGCGTGGCTCGACGAGTTCGACATCCAGGGCTGGGAGCGCGGGGATAGCGCCGTCGAGACACCGGCCGGCGACGAGAACTGCATCGCGCTCCCGCGTTCGCCGAGTGGCAGCGTGACCGCGCCGTTCGTCGACCTCGGCTACGGTCTGCCATCGGACTTCGAGGAGACCGACGTCGAGGGGAAGGTCGTGATGGTGGCCTCGGACGTCCCAAACTGGTACGACCGCTATCTGCACCGGCGAGAGAAGTACTACCACGCCGTCGAGGCCGGCGCGGCCGGCTTCGTCTACCGGAACCACGTCGAGGGCTGTCTCCCACCGACGGGGAGCGTCGGCACGAGCGACGACCCAATCGGTGACGTCCCCGCGATCGGCGTCTCGAAGGAGGTCGGCGCTCGACTCGCGCGGCGGTGGGACGGCGAGGAACTCGCGCTCTCCGTGAGCGCCGACATCGGTGACGCCAGGAGCCAGAACGTCCACGCCGTGCTCGGCCCCGACACCGACGAGGAAGTCCTCGTCACGAGTCACGTCGACGCCCACGACATCGCGGAGGGCGCGATGGACAACGGCGCGGGCACCGCGATGGTCGTGGAGGTCGCACGCGCGCTGGCCGCCCGCGAAGCCGACCTCGACACCCGCGTCCACTTCGTCTGCTTCGGCGCCGAGGAAGTGGGGCTTACCGGCTCCGAGTACGACGCCGCGAATCGCGACCGGGATGCGATCCGCACCGTTCTCAACTTCGACGGCGTCGTCCGCGGGCGCACGCTCCGATTCCTGACCCACGGTTTCGACGTGCTCGGCGACGCCGCAACCGAGGTCGGCGACCGCTTCGACCACCCGGTGTCGGTCACTCCCGAAATGGGCCCCCACTCCGACCACTGGCCGTACGTCGAGTACGGCGTTCCCGGCTACCACGTCGCCAGCGAGACCGAGGGCGCGGGCCGCGGCTGGGGGCACACACACGCCGACACCCTCGACAAACTCGACGTCCGCGACCTCCGAGAGCAAGCCATCCTGCTCACCGAACTCGCCGTCCACCTCGCGAGCGACAACTTCTCTGTCGCTCACGCGAGCGAGGCAGACGTCGCCGCGCAACTCGAGGACGAGGACCTCGCAGAGGGAATGAAGATCACGGGCGACTGGCCGTACTGA
- a CDS encoding glycosyltransferase, with translation MTGELPTVAAFTDSYLPTVNGVTYTVSTWADHWSARGGRMPIVYPRSTHDPTGDEHPVPSLSFPFYSGYRMALPRAPTAVRDADIVHAHTPFGLGLAAWRLARRTDCPLVATYHTPTAEYAEYVGPDALTDPIRRASERWERWFLDRADLVLTPSERTREQVTDLGVTTRVESMPNGVDVERFRPTGDGSDSLADSAAVPDSEANSHAADGDAAGFRERHGLPTDRLLVGYTGRHGYEKRLSDLLAAAEGLDVTVVFGGDGPARDDLEATATARSVDARFLGFLDREELPAFYSALDAFAFPSPVETEGLVALEANACGTPVAGVNAGALSETVVDGETGYHYEPGDVDGFRDAIRRTLDERKRLSKNCLARRDEISVERAIDRLEDCYRSLL, from the coding sequence GTGACGGGGGAACTACCGACCGTCGCGGCGTTCACGGACTCGTACCTGCCGACGGTCAACGGGGTGACGTACACCGTGTCGACGTGGGCCGACCACTGGAGCGCCCGCGGCGGACGGATGCCGATCGTTTACCCGCGCTCGACGCACGACCCCACGGGCGACGAACACCCGGTTCCGAGCCTCTCGTTCCCGTTCTACTCGGGGTACCGGATGGCGCTGCCGCGCGCGCCGACGGCAGTGCGGGACGCCGACATCGTTCACGCACACACGCCGTTCGGCCTGGGACTCGCGGCGTGGCGACTCGCGCGGCGCACCGACTGCCCGCTGGTCGCCACCTACCACACGCCCACCGCGGAGTACGCAGAGTACGTCGGCCCGGACGCACTCACGGACCCGATTCGGCGTGCGAGCGAACGCTGGGAACGGTGGTTTCTGGACCGCGCGGACCTCGTACTCACGCCAAGCGAGCGCACCCGCGAGCAGGTTACCGACCTCGGCGTCACAACCCGCGTCGAATCGATGCCCAACGGCGTCGACGTCGAGCGGTTCCGGCCAACCGGAGACGGCTCTGACTCGCTGGCCGACAGCGCTGCTGTCCCAGACAGTGAGGCCAACAGCCACGCCGCGGACGGCGACGCGGCGGGCTTTCGCGAGCGCCACGGCCTTCCCACGGACCGCCTGCTCGTCGGCTACACGGGTCGCCACGGCTACGAGAAGCGGCTTTCCGACCTGCTCGCTGCCGCCGAGGGGCTCGACGTGACAGTGGTGTTCGGTGGCGACGGCCCCGCCCGCGACGACCTCGAGGCGACCGCGACGGCCCGCAGCGTCGACGCCCGGTTCCTGGGCTTCCTCGACCGCGAGGAACTCCCGGCGTTCTACTCCGCGCTCGACGCGTTCGCGTTCCCCAGCCCCGTCGAGACGGAGGGACTGGTCGCGCTGGAGGCCAACGCCTGTGGCACCCCGGTCGCGGGCGTGAACGCGGGCGCGCTCTCCGAGACGGTCGTCGACGGGGAGACCGGCTACCACTACGAACCCGGGGACGTCGACGGGTTCCGGGACGCGATACGGCGGACACTCGACGAGCGCAAGCGCCTCTCGAAGAACTGTCTCGCGCGCCGCGACGAGATCAGCGTCGAGCGCGCAATCGACCGCCTCGAGGACTGCTATCGGTCGCTGTTGTAG
- a CDS encoding glycosyltransferase family 4 protein: MRALNYLEFEDRVRGGMVTATRQQRKALETTDVEVVESPWRAGNPVQSLGTLFAGEGYFAEYDVAHCNLVGPGSVAVARHAKRNNIPLVLHAHVTKEDFAESFRGSSQLAPALEPYLRWFYSQADLVLCPSEYTKSVLESYPVDAPIRPMSNGVDTESMEGYEQFREDTRERFDLDGMVVYAVGEVFERKGLTTFCELAKATDYDFAWFGPYDEGPQAGKATRKWVNDPPENVTFTGFMEDKRAAFGAGDVYLFPAKVENQGIAVLEAMACGKPVVLRDIDVFREFFEDGEDCLMCSTFEEFEDALERLADDPDLRKRLGENARETAEAHSLERVGERLTETYHELVEE; this comes from the coding sequence ATGCGCGCGTTGAACTACCTCGAGTTCGAGGACCGCGTCCGCGGGGGGATGGTCACCGCGACCCGCCAGCAACGGAAGGCCCTCGAGACGACGGACGTCGAGGTGGTGGAGTCACCGTGGCGCGCCGGCAACCCGGTGCAGTCACTCGGCACGCTGTTCGCGGGCGAGGGGTACTTCGCGGAGTACGACGTCGCCCACTGCAATCTCGTGGGGCCGGGCAGCGTCGCCGTCGCCCGACACGCGAAGCGAAACAACATCCCGCTCGTCCTCCACGCCCACGTCACGAAGGAGGACTTCGCCGAGTCGTTCCGCGGGTCGAGCCAGCTCGCGCCCGCGCTCGAACCGTACCTGCGGTGGTTCTACTCGCAGGCCGACCTCGTGCTCTGCCCGAGCGAGTACACGAAGAGTGTCCTCGAATCCTACCCGGTGGACGCTCCGATTCGCCCGATGTCGAACGGCGTGGACACCGAGAGCATGGAGGGCTACGAACAGTTCCGCGAGGACACACGTGAGCGGTTCGACCTCGATGGGATGGTGGTCTACGCCGTCGGTGAGGTGTTCGAGCGCAAGGGCCTCACGACGTTCTGCGAACTCGCCAAAGCGACCGACTACGACTTCGCGTGGTTCGGCCCGTACGACGAAGGCCCGCAAGCGGGGAAGGCCACCCGGAAGTGGGTGAACGACCCGCCGGAGAACGTCACGTTCACGGGGTTCATGGAGGACAAACGCGCCGCGTTCGGCGCCGGCGACGTCTACCTCTTCCCCGCGAAAGTCGAGAACCAGGGAATCGCCGTCCTGGAAGCGATGGCCTGTGGGAAACCCGTCGTCCTCCGCGACATCGACGTGTTCCGGGAGTTCTTCGAGGACGGCGAGGACTGTCTGATGTGCTCGACGTTCGAGGAGTTCGAGGACGCCCTCGAGCGCCTCGCGGACGACCCCGACCTCCGGAAGCGACTCGGGGAGAACGCCCGGGAGACGGCCGAAGCGCACAGCCTCGAGCGGGTCGGCGAACGACTCACGGAGACGTACCACGAACTCGTGGAGGAGTGA
- a CDS encoding ribonuclease P protein component 4, which translates to MRFAEERIERLHALARDAARGGEADRAREYVRLARRLSERNRVRLPREFRRFTCDACDSYLIPGRNARVRTRDGHVVVTCDCGEQARYPYE; encoded by the coding sequence ATGCGTTTCGCGGAGGAACGGATCGAGCGACTGCACGCCCTCGCTCGCGACGCGGCGCGCGGCGGCGAGGCCGACCGTGCCCGCGAATACGTACGACTCGCTCGACGGCTCTCGGAGCGAAATCGCGTGCGTCTCCCCCGCGAGTTCCGACGGTTCACCTGTGACGCCTGCGATAGCTACCTGATTCCCGGTCGGAATGCACGCGTCCGAACCCGCGACGGGCACGTCGTCGTGACCTGTGACTGCGGCGAGCAAGCGCGTTATCCCTACGAGTGA
- a CDS encoding YhbY family RNA-binding protein, whose protein sequence is MTDDLAKKAHEADVTVWVGKAGVDAVAEELRDQLEDRDVVKVKFLRSARGGDETEDLADDLADLTGSDVVDVRGNTAVYH, encoded by the coding sequence ATGACTGACGACTTGGCGAAGAAGGCCCACGAGGCCGACGTGACGGTCTGGGTGGGGAAAGCCGGCGTCGACGCCGTCGCCGAAGAACTGCGCGACCAACTCGAGGACCGCGACGTGGTGAAGGTGAAGTTCCTGCGGTCGGCACGCGGCGGTGACGAAACCGAGGATCTCGCCGACGACCTCGCTGACCTCACGGGCAGCGATGTCGTGGACGTGCGGGGCAACACTGCGGTGTACCACTGA
- a CDS encoding mechanosensitive ion channel family protein, which yields MMVEPLPFFEDIVPQYALAITQLLYFVVAFLGVYLLGRFIVRPLFSRLLDRRDIGRHARQPLRRVVSVAILIVAVGVAFGFAGYGNFLTALATVAAAATLAIGFAMQDVIANFVAGVFIYTDEPFRIGDWIEWNGNEGIVEDIDLRVTRVRTFDNELLTVPNSVLTSGVIKNPVAKDKLRLQFLFGIGYDDDVDEATEIIIGEAENHDDIMDDPGVSVRLTELADSYVGLKSRFWIANPSRADFVKTRGEYVQAVKERFDDAGIDMPYPTRTLEGGVTIEGKDVDEASLE from the coding sequence CTGATGGTAGAGCCGCTGCCGTTCTTCGAGGACATCGTCCCGCAGTACGCCCTCGCTATTACGCAGTTGCTCTACTTCGTCGTGGCGTTTCTCGGGGTGTACCTGCTCGGTCGGTTCATCGTTCGACCGCTGTTCAGCCGGTTGCTCGACCGCCGAGATATAGGGCGGCACGCGCGCCAGCCACTGCGGCGAGTGGTGAGCGTCGCCATCCTGATCGTCGCAGTCGGCGTCGCGTTCGGGTTCGCGGGCTACGGGAACTTCCTGACCGCGCTCGCGACGGTCGCCGCCGCCGCGACGCTCGCTATCGGCTTCGCCATGCAGGACGTCATCGCGAACTTCGTCGCGGGCGTGTTCATCTACACGGACGAGCCGTTCCGCATCGGCGACTGGATCGAGTGGAACGGGAACGAGGGCATCGTCGAGGACATCGACCTGAGGGTGACGCGCGTGCGCACGTTCGACAACGAACTTCTGACGGTGCCGAACTCCGTGCTCACGAGTGGCGTCATCAAGAACCCTGTGGCGAAGGACAAACTCCGCCTCCAGTTCCTCTTCGGCATCGGCTACGACGACGACGTCGACGAGGCCACCGAGATCATCATCGGGGAGGCAGAGAATCATGACGATATCATGGACGACCCTGGTGTGAGCGTGCGACTGACGGAACTCGCCGACTCCTACGTCGGCCTCAAGTCGCGGTTCTGGATCGCAAACCCGTCGCGTGCGGACTTCGTGAAGACCCGCGGCGAGTACGTCCAGGCCGTCAAGGAGCGCTTCGACGATGCGGGCATCGACATGCCGTACCCGACGCGAACCCTGGAGGGCGGTGTCACTATCGAGGGCAAGGACGTGGACGAAGCGTCGCTGGAGTAG